A DNA window from Paramormyrops kingsleyae isolate MSU_618 chromosome 10, PKINGS_0.4, whole genome shotgun sequence contains the following coding sequences:
- the dok3 gene encoding docking protein 3, with protein MEVPAKEGMLYLQVVKFGKKNWKRIWMMLFPASSSGIGRVELYVVRDGQMKPGIWKAGRRVIRLADCLSICPAPEESCPPDHVAFYLNTTQRTYALAAESHEDWVPRICQLAFQWSDGNQKWSRNEEMLMEENELYSSWKTVQYKVSIQKTEAAVRCNLSGPYLLSLRDDAIYLLDPVTSQTIYHWPYPFLRRYGQDKDTITIEAGRRCQSGEGHFTFLSKDVAQIYRSIEEVIARHRATTAEPMAGSKPPTTKVSGKTRDQMDSLPSCPDKTLPTLPPRNVVLPDITGIFPLQQASYPLSFPETMEYSILQIPTGERQSHAVLRTKDEKEWLVEETTCDYKEEERLCSLESICLDDTIDDAFTKKPPLNYKAKGSLDEGDLEKCSSSEYQNSVANSQSTSRNENSEEGSVSHLSETTPIVTTTEIPVDFKERLSNILFKDLAKIQTPL; from the exons ATGGAAGTCCCAGCTAAGGAGGGCATGCTGTATCTTCAGGTTGTCAAATTTGGCAAG AAGAACTGGAAGAGGATCTGGATGATGCTGTTCCCCGCCAGCTCCTCGGGCATCGGCCGCGTGGAGCTGTACGTCGTGCGAGACGGCCAGATGAAACCGGGGATctggaaggcaggcaggagggtgATCCGGCTGGCCGACTGCCTCAGTATTTGCCCCGCACCGGAAGAGAGCTGCCCCCCAGATCATGTGGCCTTCTACCTGAACACCACCCAGCGCACCTACGCACTGGCCGCCGAGTCCCACGAGGACTGGGTCCCCAGGATCTGCCAGCTAGCATTCCAG TGGAGTGATGGAAACCAGAAGTGGAGCAGAAATGAGGAAATGCTGATGGAGGAGAATGAATTGTACTCTTCATGGAAAACAG TCCAGTACAAAGTCAGCATCCAGAAGACAGAAGCAGCAGTGCGATGTAATCTTTCAGGACCCTACCTACTGTCCCTCAGAGATGATGCCATTTACTTACTGGACCCTGTGACATCACAAACTATCTACCATTGGCCGTATCCATTTCTTAGGCGCTATGGCCAAGACAAG GATACAATCACTATTGAGGCTGGACGGCGATGTCAGTCAGGAGAAGGTCACTTCACATTTCTGTCCAAAGATGTGGCACAGATCTACAGGAGCATTGAAGAAGTTATCGCCAGGCACCGTGCCACCACTGCAGAACCAATGGCCGGCTCTAAACCCCCCACTACCAAAGTTTCTGGCAAGACGAGAGACCAGATGGATTCCCTGCCCAGTTGTCCAGACAAAACCCTTCCTACACTACCACCTAGAAACGTTGTTCTTCCAGACATCACTGGCATATTTCCTCTGCAGCAAGCCAGTTATCCCCTATCTTTCCCAGAGACAATGGAGTACTCCATTTTACAAATACCCACTGGAGAGAGACAGTCACACGCAGTGCTGAGGACAAAAGACGAAAAAGAGTGGCTAGTAGAAGAGACCACATGTGACTacaaggaggaggagagacTTTGCTCCCTTGAGAGCATTTGCCTTGACGACACAATCGACGATGCATTTACGAAGAAGCCTCCTCTGAATTACAAAGCAAAGGGCAGCTTGGATGAAGGAGATCTGGAGAAGTGCAGCAGCTCAGAATATCAGAATTCTGTGGCAAACTCCCAATCAACAAGCAGAAATGAGAACTCGGAGGAGGGCAGTGTGAGTCATTTAAGTGAAACCACACCCATTGTTACCACCACTGAGATCCCTGTTGACTTCAAGGAAAGGCTCTCAAACATCCTATTCAAGGACCTGGCCAAGATCCAGACGCCACTCTGA